A genome region from Halobacterium hubeiense includes the following:
- a CDS encoding orc1/cdc6 family replication initiation protein, which translates to MGIDDSDGSPPDPEPGDESTQTDLSTGSPASEGASDTATETDAESGAPSQSIEDMLLEFDEQEGLIRDRSLLDPNYVVEEDRIVGRDEQLQEVTKMLRVALGDNRPPNLFLYGPSGTGKSLITKAVCKNISRICDSRDIQFGTVEVNCQDLDTLGVAVYELAQQAADEAGVEVEVPKHGVATKEKWDELYRIVNENFDSVVFVLDELDMLVGRRDKQDPAFSRLLYQLSRAGASDDLTAYISVVAISNDTKMMESVGSRALSSFTPEDVHFDDYDANQLQSILRRRQDAFHDGVVKEEVIPLAAAFAAQTHGDARKAIDLMRVAGELAEREGDAEVREKHVRMAQDKVEKNRVLEVVRGISTQKKLCLYATASVAAQTDGGTARSTTGYQVYQYLTESIDADQYHQETYVNKMKELTTYSLVDFERRSHGPSSGMFLEFQFGERPETILETLREDSRIEMVSTEEVQSVVKAQVRHEA; encoded by the coding sequence ATGGGTATCGACGACTCCGACGGCTCCCCTCCCGACCCGGAGCCCGGAGACGAATCTACACAGACGGATCTCTCCACGGGGTCTCCTGCTTCCGAAGGCGCATCCGACACCGCCACCGAAACCGACGCGGAGAGCGGCGCTCCCTCGCAGTCTATCGAGGACATGCTGCTGGAGTTCGACGAACAGGAAGGCCTCATCCGCGACCGCTCGCTGCTAGACCCGAACTACGTCGTCGAGGAAGACCGCATCGTCGGCCGCGACGAACAGCTCCAGGAAGTCACGAAGATGCTTCGCGTCGCACTCGGCGACAACCGCCCGCCGAACCTCTTCCTCTACGGCCCCTCCGGCACGGGCAAATCCCTCATCACGAAAGCCGTCTGCAAGAACATCAGCCGCATCTGCGACTCCCGGGACATCCAGTTCGGCACCGTCGAAGTCAACTGCCAGGATCTGGACACGCTCGGCGTCGCCGTCTACGAACTCGCCCAACAGGCCGCCGACGAGGCCGGCGTCGAGGTCGAAGTGCCGAAACACGGCGTCGCGACCAAGGAGAAGTGGGACGAACTCTACCGCATCGTCAACGAGAACTTCGACTCCGTCGTCTTCGTTCTCGACGAACTGGACATGCTCGTCGGCCGCCGCGACAAACAGGACCCCGCGTTCTCGCGGCTGCTCTACCAGCTCTCGCGGGCCGGCGCCAGCGACGACCTCACCGCCTACATCTCCGTGGTCGCCATCTCCAACGACACGAAGATGATGGAGTCCGTTGGCAGTCGCGCGCTGAGTTCGTTCACGCCCGAGGACGTCCACTTCGACGACTACGACGCCAACCAGCTTCAGTCGATTCTCCGCCGGCGGCAGGACGCGTTCCACGACGGCGTCGTCAAAGAGGAGGTAATTCCGCTGGCGGCGGCGTTCGCCGCGCAGACACACGGGGACGCGCGAAAAGCGATCGACCTAATGCGGGTTGCCGGTGAGCTCGCGGAACGCGAGGGCGACGCGGAGGTCCGCGAGAAACACGTTCGGATGGCCCAGGACAAAGTCGAGAAGAACCGCGTCCTCGAGGTGGTCCGGGGCATCAGCACCCAGAAGAAGCTCTGTTTGTACGCGACGGCGTCCGTCGCCGCACAGACGGACGGCGGCACCGCTCGGAGTACGACCGGCTATCAGGTGTATCAGTATCTCACGGAGTCCATCGACGCCGACCAGTACCATCAGGAGACGTACGTGAACAAGATGAAGGAGCTGACCACGTACTCGCTGGTGGACTTCGAGCGCCGCAGCCACGGCCCGAGTTCGGGGATGTTCCTTGAGTTCCAGTTCGGGGAGCGCCCGGAGACGATTCTGGAGACGCTGCGCGAGGACTCCCGCATCGAGATGGTCTCGACGGAGGAAGTCCAGTCGGTCGTGAAAGCACAGGTCCGCCACGAAGCCTAG
- a CDS encoding Fic family protein: MRSTELDTDAPGDLISYGRESYYKPDPLPPSRDLALDDDFYETLADATFWLGKLSGVSLELDFPPVLYTSLLRKEAMESAEIEGADVDYDALYSLETRTFDEGRDEPSESIAAGETKDTREVLNYETAVQEGIGAVDDGEELTVELLHDLHETLLTGVPGDRVDTDTIGAYKMKPNYLGDFLPPVPGAVDDLMDGLFTYYRTGGSYHPLVDIALFHYQFETIHPYGDGNGRLGRLLITLQLYDADFLERPNLYLSEYFNRNKTAYVERMEGVRFHGEWEAWLSFFVEGIARQAHESVERTLALADLRREYEQAYGGKSYTKNQLAVTLFEQPYVTSKTVQRLFDVEQSTASRAINELVDEGVLEEVPRHGRNKEYRAREIFEILEQPPQTY, from the coding sequence ATGCGGTCGACTGAGTTGGATACCGATGCTCCCGGGGACCTCATTTCATACGGCCGCGAGTCGTACTACAAACCAGACCCACTCCCGCCGTCCCGGGACCTCGCGCTCGACGACGACTTCTACGAGACGCTCGCCGACGCGACCTTCTGGCTAGGCAAACTCAGCGGCGTCAGCCTCGAACTCGACTTCCCGCCAGTCCTCTACACTTCCTTACTCCGCAAGGAGGCCATGGAGTCCGCCGAAATCGAGGGCGCCGACGTCGACTACGACGCGCTGTACAGCCTCGAAACGCGCACGTTCGACGAAGGCCGGGACGAACCGAGCGAATCTATTGCAGCTGGCGAAACCAAAGACACCCGCGAGGTCCTCAACTACGAGACCGCAGTCCAGGAGGGCATCGGGGCCGTCGATGACGGCGAGGAGTTGACCGTCGAGTTGCTCCACGACCTCCACGAAACCCTCCTCACTGGCGTTCCCGGCGACCGCGTCGACACGGACACGATCGGCGCGTACAAGATGAAACCGAACTACCTCGGGGACTTCCTCCCACCTGTTCCGGGCGCGGTCGATGACCTGATGGACGGGCTGTTCACCTACTATCGGACTGGTGGCAGCTACCACCCGCTCGTGGACATCGCGTTGTTCCACTACCAGTTCGAAACGATTCACCCGTACGGCGACGGCAATGGTCGACTCGGCCGGCTCCTCATCACCCTCCAGTTGTACGACGCCGACTTCCTCGAACGGCCCAACCTCTACCTCAGCGAGTACTTCAACCGCAACAAGACCGCGTATGTCGAGCGTATGGAGGGCGTCCGGTTCCACGGTGAGTGGGAGGCCTGGCTCTCGTTCTTCGTCGAAGGAATCGCACGCCAGGCGCACGAATCGGTAGAACGGACGCTCGCGCTCGCGGACCTTCGCCGCGAATACGAGCAAGCGTACGGGGGGAAGTCGTACACCAAGAACCAGCTCGCAGTGACGCTTTTCGAGCAGCCCTACGTCACGAGCAAGACCGTCCAACGGTTATTCGACGTCGAACAATCCACGGCTTCGCGGGCAATCAACGAGCTCGTCGACGAAGGCGTCCTCGAGGAGGTGCCCCGGCACGGCCGCAACAAGGAGTATCGCGCTCGCGAAATCTTCGAAATTCTCGAACAACCACCCCAGACGTACTAA
- a CDS encoding DUF2249 domain-containing protein, giving the protein MTDTVDLRGEPIDGSRTRLFQAIEDAAAGDTLEILSDRDVDPQLVRYQLDRDRAIDWEYAHPDATPRELQLTVNGHLDSAYPAIDVRDLKPQRRHEALLEIFRDLETDEGFVLVNDHDPKPLYHELKSMHGNVVGWEYLSRGEDGWRVEVVRTGESEGNEDDDVVTRYDVREIPQPERHPTIHHRYGMLPEGGTMELIAPHEPQPLHQEFRKQYGDAFTWEVVESEPGRCRVQITKSTSADSAGGDASEATDADGVVSSSEADAPAIATELDVRDRPPAERHERIYDAYADLERGEGFVLVNDHDPKPLYHQFEAEAGPEFYWEYLSKDPGEFRVLIGKTDATATNGGEADSSV; this is encoded by the coding sequence ATGACTGACACGGTTGATTTACGCGGGGAGCCGATAGATGGGTCTCGAACTCGGCTATTCCAAGCTATCGAGGACGCTGCTGCCGGTGACACACTCGAAATTCTCAGCGACAGAGACGTCGACCCCCAATTGGTCCGCTACCAACTCGACCGTGACCGCGCTATCGACTGGGAGTACGCGCATCCGGATGCGACCCCCCGGGAACTACAGTTGACTGTCAACGGCCACCTCGACAGTGCCTATCCCGCGATTGACGTCCGCGACCTGAAACCCCAGCGTCGACACGAAGCCCTCTTAGAGATTTTCCGCGACCTCGAGACCGACGAAGGGTTCGTGCTGGTGAACGACCACGACCCGAAACCGCTGTACCACGAGCTCAAGTCGATGCACGGCAACGTGGTCGGCTGGGAGTACCTGAGCCGCGGCGAGGATGGGTGGCGCGTCGAAGTGGTCCGGACCGGCGAATCGGAGGGCAACGAGGACGACGACGTCGTGACGCGCTACGACGTTCGCGAGATTCCCCAGCCGGAACGCCACCCGACGATTCATCACCGGTACGGGATGCTCCCCGAAGGCGGGACGATGGAACTCATCGCGCCGCACGAACCGCAGCCGCTCCATCAGGAGTTCCGCAAGCAGTACGGCGACGCGTTCACGTGGGAGGTCGTCGAGTCGGAACCGGGCCGCTGTCGCGTCCAAATCACCAAATCGACCTCGGCAGATTCGGCAGGAGGTGACGCGTCGGAGGCGACTGACGCCGACGGAGTGGTGTCGTCGTCTGAAGCCGACGCGCCGGCGATCGCCACCGAGCTGGACGTCCGAGACCGGCCGCCTGCGGAACGCCACGAGCGCATCTACGACGCGTACGCCGACCTCGAACGCGGTGAGGGATTCGTGCTCGTCAACGACCACGACCCGAAACCGCTCTACCACCAGTTCGAGGCGGAAGCGGGACCAGAGTTTTACTGGGAGTACTTGTCGAAAGACCCCGGCGAGTTCAGGGTCCTCATCGGGAAAACTGACGCAACCGCCACGAACGGCGGCGAAGCGGACTCCTCGGTGTGA